A section of the Pseudomonadota bacterium genome encodes:
- a CDS encoding triose-phosphate isomerase, with the protein YARSQIAALNEADLEDLIIGYGPVDAIGINVPQSLEKIKEGIEEIRIIAPDKPILYGGSINEDNAGDYLAIVGLSGLMVGTASLDPVAFARICEKASCDDYVI; encoded by the coding sequence CTATGCAAGGTCTCAGATAGCGGCCCTGAACGAAGCAGATCTTGAGGATTTGATTATCGGCTATGGACCTGTTGATGCCATTGGTATTAATGTTCCACAATCTCTTGAAAAGATAAAAGAGGGGATAGAAGAGATCCGGATAATCGCACCTGACAAACCGATCCTTTATGGTGGCTCAATTAATGAAGATAATGCTGGCGATTACCTGGCGATAGTGGGTTTGTCCGGGTTAATGGTAGGGACGGCAAGCCTGGACCCGGTGGCGTTCGCACGTATTTGCGAGAAGGCCTCCTGTGATGACTATGTCATTTGA
- a CDS encoding YwbE family protein, giving the protein MDGRNRSDVEPGLEVNIILKKDQRSGIFAMENRPTVKPGNR; this is encoded by the coding sequence ATGGATGGTAGAAATCGGTCAGATGTTGAACCAGGTTTAGAAGTGAACATTATTCTTAAGAAAGACCAAAGATCTGGTATTTTTGCTATGGAAAACCGGCCAACTGTCAAACCCGGAAATCGGTAA
- a CDS encoding HAMP domain-containing protein produces MFSIANSRLGVFFAVGVSIIIFLAILFFSFFSIKLLNDFGKSTITLNEETIRAQAENFLIHLVSAHAEKYSSVFQQAETLTSIISEEAAFFLDNIDTYGNFNINTNETFKLYPNGMYSNSATEKMNVIIFSLQGNKVSVKKRVNALSHLDTLLIQTVKNNPIYKRVYVQTDDGVSHTYISRTYPNIHHVTLLPSPYTHDYKNDHYFSVATPEHNPDRKIVTTKIYKDIISEDLMTSVISPIYSKDGIYKGFVGIDITLNTFLNQILGSYSNERYKDEFHFLVDEKTRFISIPYAHLKLFGLETFDPKSFKIGQSLSLSLTKSNHPKVRSLANQIVEHKAGLSILNSANENYMIAYSRIPFPEWSVGIAIPEHVLLDSVQTTRNTLNKSASTMSHQFLFISLSLLIVVIIGTLIFFDRLLFQPIQTLIRFTKNFSQGNTDERITTMHKGEIGSLSTAFNEMAENLQEITVSRDDLEAEIEQRKLTENEKEKVIEELTTALDEIKVLKGIVPICSGCKKIRDDKGYWNLLESYIEKNSEASFSHGMCPECMERYYGKQDWYKKTIGFKP; encoded by the coding sequence ATGTTTAGTATAGCAAATAGCCGTTTGGGTGTGTTTTTCGCCGTCGGAGTTTCCATAATTATATTTCTGGCGATTCTGTTTTTTTCTTTTTTCTCTATAAAACTTCTTAATGATTTTGGAAAATCAACAATTACGCTGAATGAAGAAACCATAAGAGCGCAGGCAGAAAATTTCTTAATACACCTGGTTTCTGCTCATGCTGAAAAATACTCATCTGTATTTCAACAAGCTGAAACGTTAACATCGATCATTTCAGAAGAGGCAGCATTTTTTTTAGATAACATAGATACTTATGGGAATTTCAATATAAATACGAATGAAACATTTAAACTATATCCAAATGGTATGTATTCCAACAGTGCCACAGAAAAAATGAATGTAATTATTTTTAGCTTACAAGGTAACAAGGTATCTGTTAAAAAAAGAGTCAACGCACTTTCCCATCTGGATACTTTATTGATTCAGACCGTAAAAAACAATCCGATATATAAAAGGGTTTATGTCCAAACAGATGACGGAGTGTCGCATACTTATATTTCAAGAACTTATCCGAATATCCACCATGTTACGTTATTGCCATCACCTTATACTCACGATTATAAGAATGATCATTATTTTAGTGTTGCCACTCCCGAACATAATCCGGATCGTAAAATTGTGACAACAAAAATTTATAAGGATATTATTAGCGAAGATCTTATGACCAGCGTGATCTCACCAATTTATAGCAAAGATGGAATTTATAAGGGCTTTGTCGGAATTGATATCACTCTAAATACATTTTTGAATCAAATTTTGGGTTCTTATAGTAATGAAAGATATAAAGATGAGTTCCATTTCCTTGTGGACGAAAAGACTAGGTTTATAAGTATTCCATACGCTCACCTTAAACTGTTCGGGTTGGAAACATTTGATCCTAAATCATTCAAAATAGGACAATCATTATCATTAAGTTTAACAAAATCAAATCACCCCAAAGTGAGATCGCTTGCTAATCAAATCGTTGAACATAAAGCCGGTTTAAGCATTTTAAATTCTGCGAATGAGAACTATATGATCGCTTATAGCCGGATACCGTTTCCTGAGTGGAGCGTAGGTATAGCTATTCCAGAGCATGTTCTGCTTGATTCAGTGCAAACAACCAGGAATACTCTAAATAAATCAGCCAGTACAATGTCTCATCAATTTCTATTTATCAGCTTATCTCTCTTAATTGTCGTAATAATTGGTACGCTGATTTTTTTTGATAGATTATTATTTCAACCTATTCAAACTCTTATTCGTTTTACAAAAAATTTTTCTCAGGGCAATACAGACGAACGTATTACGACTATGCATAAAGGAGAGATAGGCAGCCTATCGACGGCTTTTAATGAAATGGCCGAAAATCTCCAGGAGATTACCGTTTCGCGGGATGATCTTGAAGCTGAAATTGAGCAAAGGAAACTAACAGAAAATGAAAAAGAAAAAGTGATTGAGGAGCTTACTACAGCATTAGATGAAATTAAGGTTTTAAAAGGTATTGTTCCTATCTGTTCAGGTTGTAAAAAAATCAGAGATGATAAAGGCTATTGGAATCTACTGGAATCATATATTGAAAAAAATTCAGAGGCTTCTTTTAGTCACGGCATGTGCCCAGAATGCATGGAAAGATATTACGGTAAACAAGATTGGTATAAAAAAACTATCGGGTTCAAACCTTGA
- a CDS encoding PEP-CTERM sorting domain-containing protein (PEP-CTERM proteins occur, often in large numbers, in the proteomes of bacteria that also encode an exosortase, a predicted intramembrane cysteine proteinase. The presence of a PEP-CTERM domain at a protein's C-terminus predicts cleavage within the sorting domain, followed by covalent anchoring to some some component of the (usually Gram-negative) cell surface. Many PEP-CTERM proteins exhibit an unusual sequence composition that includes large numbers of potential glycosylation sites. Expression of one such protein has been shown restore the ability of a bacterium to form floc, a type of biofilm.): protein MVIGAYGSGWIIDDTVHSGGQTTVPASTTMLLFGTGLIGLTCNRRRRVPGDSLLNSNKRNARTNDALAKDRKKPRPLKCKFQEVDFKN from the coding sequence ATGGTCATCGGCGCCTATGGTAGCGGTTGGATCATCGATGATACCGTTCACTCAGGCGGTCAGACAACCGTTCCCGCATCGACCACCATGCTCCTTTTTGGCACCGGTTTGATCGGTCTTACCTGTAACAGAAGGAGAAGAGTTCCGGGGGACAGCTTACTTAATTCCAACAAACGAAATGCTCGCACCAATGATGCTCTTGCAAAGGATCGCAAAAAACCGCGACCGCTTAAGTGCAAATTTCAAGAGGTTGATTTTAAAAATTAA
- a CDS encoding DUF3795 domain-containing protein, producing the protein MDYFQMTAPCGLDCFNCHFYLANENQEAKITEEQLSKKYNMPVEIMLCNGCRNHNGRIPLQKMAFGEEHRCAAYECSKSKNLNFCGDCDQFPCDHLHPYADKSTELPHNMKVFNLCLINKMGLENWASSKASEVRETYFTKPWTLSEK; encoded by the coding sequence ATGGATTACTTTCAAATGACAGCACCCTGTGGATTAGACTGCTTCAACTGTCACTTTTATTTAGCTAATGAAAACCAAGAAGCAAAAATTACAGAGGAACAACTATCCAAAAAATACAACATGCCTGTTGAAATAATGCTATGCAATGGATGCCGCAATCACAATGGCAGGATACCATTACAAAAAATGGCTTTCGGTGAAGAACACCGCTGTGCAGCATATGAATGCTCCAAAAGCAAAAACTTGAATTTTTGCGGGGATTGTGATCAGTTCCCTTGTGATCATTTACATCCCTATGCTGACAAATCAACCGAACTTCCCCATAACATGAAAGTTTTCAATCTGTGTTTAATTAATAAAATGGGGCTGGAAAATTGGGCTTCTTCAAAAGCATCTGAGGTGCGTGAAACCTACTTCACAAAGCCATGGACACTCTCTGAAAAATAA
- a CDS encoding VPLPA-CTERM sorting domain-containing protein — MKNKLLVGLAKGGWVFTLLMILAIYLPGIGYAATYDLKNDWSNLLNPNGVWTYRQGDVVLPLQDDYYADGSNQKAWALAQYPGMNHVPVWLKFQNDSYDFLAGDIAVHPTSHTGSTSQDPANVIWTSPIDGTIAISGNIWWGGWEVDRSTHWELYLNDDLLNSGTVGGYDIYDRSNPMLINDSGILNVNSGDIVTLELTEINPNTWSWFTGVNLTIDAQPVPVPATIFLFGTGIAGLAGIRARRKKK, encoded by the coding sequence ATGAAGAATAAACTTTTAGTAGGATTGGCAAAGGGTGGGTGGGTTTTTACTTTGTTAATGATTTTAGCAATATACTTACCTGGCATCGGCTATGCTGCGACTTACGATCTCAAGAATGATTGGAGTAATTTACTTAATCCCAATGGTGTTTGGACTTACAGACAGGGGGATGTTGTTTTGCCCTTACAAGATGATTATTATGCTGATGGTTCCAATCAGAAGGCATGGGCATTAGCGCAATACCCTGGTATGAACCATGTTCCTGTTTGGCTCAAGTTTCAGAACGATTCTTACGATTTTCTTGCTGGAGATATTGCAGTACATCCAACAAGTCATACAGGTTCAACATCACAAGACCCAGCCAATGTCATTTGGACAAGCCCAATAGATGGGACTATCGCAATATCCGGTAATATATGGTGGGGTGGATGGGAAGTAGACAGATCTACACACTGGGAACTTTACCTTAATGACGATCTGTTAAATTCCGGAACAGTAGGCGGGTATGATATTTATGACCGAAGTAACCCTATGCTAATAAACGACAGTGGAATTCTTAATGTTAATTCCGGTGACATTGTCACATTAGAGTTAACTGAAATAAATCCCAACACGTGGTCTTGGTTTACAGGAGTAAATCTTACTATAGATGCTCAACCGGTACCAGTGCCAGCAACCATTTTCCTTTTTGGCACCGGCATAGCAGGTTTGGCCGGCATCAGAGCCAGAAGAAAGAAAAAGTAG
- a CDS encoding transposase → MNRGRRSESIFSDKQDYGLFIDLLIEATELWKVNIAAYCLMSNHYHILLQTPV, encoded by the coding sequence ATGAACCGGGGGCGGAGGTCTGAATCCATTTTTTCAGATAAGCAGGATTACGGTCTTTTTATAGACCTTTTAATTGAAGCAACAGAACTATGGAAGGTCAATATCGCAGCCTATTGTTTGATGTCCAATCACTACCATATTCTTCTTCAGACTCCAGTTTGA